In uncultured Cohaesibacter sp., a genomic segment contains:
- the leuB gene encoding 3-isopropylmalate dehydrogenase: protein MSHKLFLLPGDGIGPEIMNEVKAIIDWMNANLDVSFETDDGLVGGCAYDAYGVAISEEDMAKALAADAVIFGAVGGPKWADVPYEARPEAALLRLRKDLGLFANLRPALCYPALADSSSLKKELVEGLDILIVRELTGGVYFGEPKEIVTLEDGQKRAVDTQLYTTGEIERITRVAFDLAKTRSNRVASAEKHNVMKSGLLWKEVVTRIGAKEYPETPLEHILADNCAMQLVRRPKQFDVILCDNLFGDILSDVAAMLTGSLGMLPSASLGAPDEKTGQRKAMYEPVHGSAPDIAGKGIANPIAMIASFSMALRYSFDMGKEADMIDKAIATVLEKGLRTGDIAREGDTVVTTSEMGAAVLAELKALA, encoded by the coding sequence ATGTCCCACAAACTCTTTCTTCTGCCCGGCGACGGCATTGGCCCTGAAATCATGAACGAAGTGAAGGCGATCATCGACTGGATGAACGCCAATCTCGACGTGAGCTTTGAAACCGATGATGGTCTGGTGGGCGGCTGCGCCTATGATGCCTACGGCGTTGCCATCTCGGAAGAGGACATGGCCAAGGCACTGGCTGCCGACGCGGTTATCTTCGGTGCCGTGGGTGGCCCGAAATGGGCTGACGTTCCTTACGAAGCCCGCCCGGAAGCTGCGCTGCTGCGTCTGCGCAAGGATCTGGGGCTGTTTGCCAACCTGCGCCCGGCCCTGTGCTACCCGGCTCTGGCCGACAGCTCTTCGCTGAAGAAGGAACTGGTCGAGGGTCTCGATATCCTGATCGTGCGCGAGCTGACCGGCGGCGTCTATTTCGGCGAACCGAAGGAAATCGTCACGCTGGAAGACGGCCAGAAGCGCGCTGTCGACACCCAGCTCTACACCACCGGCGAAATCGAACGCATCACCCGCGTGGCCTTCGATCTTGCCAAGACCCGCTCCAACCGCGTGGCCTCTGCCGAGAAACACAATGTGATGAAATCCGGCCTGCTCTGGAAGGAAGTCGTCACCCGCATCGGCGCCAAGGAATATCCGGAAACCCCGCTTGAGCACATTCTGGCAGACAACTGCGCCATGCAGCTGGTCCGTCGTCCCAAGCAGTTCGACGTCATCCTCTGCGACAACCTGTTCGGCGACATCCTGTCTGACGTCGCTGCCATGCTGACCGGTTCCCTCGGCATGCTGCCATCCGCTTCGCTCGGCGCTCCGGACGAAAAGACCGGCCAGCGCAAGGCCATGTATGAGCCGGTTCACGGCTCTGCACCGGACATCGCCGGCAAGGGCATTGCCAACCCGATCGCCATGATCGCCTCCTTCTCCATGGCCCTGCGCTACAGCTTCGACATGGGCAAGGAAGCCGACATGATCGACAAGGCCATCGCAACCGTGCTGGAAAAGGGTCTGAGGACCGGCGACATCGCCAGAGAAGGCGACACTGTTGTCACCACCTCCGAAATGGGCGCTGCCGTTCTGGCCGAACTGAAGGCTCTGGCATAA
- the leuD gene encoding 3-isopropylmalate dehydratase small subunit, whose protein sequence is MEKFTTLTAVAAPMPLINIDTDMIIPKQFLKTIKRSGLGVDLFYEMRYNEDGTENKDFVLNQDAYRKAEIIVAGDNFGCGSSREHAPWALKDFGIKCIISTSFADIFYNNSFKNGILPIVVSEEDHAKLMDDASRGSNATLTIDLENQVIKGPDGGELSFELDPFKKKCLLEGLDDIGLTMEKIANVEKFETAMVKERPWV, encoded by the coding sequence ATGGAAAAATTCACTACCTTGACCGCTGTTGCGGCACCCATGCCGTTGATCAACATCGACACGGACATGATCATCCCGAAGCAGTTCCTCAAGACCATCAAGCGCTCGGGGCTAGGCGTCGATCTGTTCTACGAAATGCGCTACAACGAAGACGGCACCGAGAACAAGGACTTCGTTCTCAATCAGGACGCCTACCGCAAGGCGGAAATCATCGTGGCTGGCGACAACTTCGGCTGCGGCTCTTCCCGTGAGCATGCCCCGTGGGCGCTGAAGGACTTCGGCATCAAGTGCATCATCTCCACGAGCTTTGCCGACATCTTCTACAACAACAGCTTCAAGAACGGCATTCTGCCGATCGTGGTCAGCGAAGAAGACCATGCCAAGCTGATGGACGATGCCTCCCGCGGCTCCAACGCCACCCTGACCATCGATCTGGAAAATCAGGTCATCAAGGGTCCGGATGGCGGCGAACTGAGCTTCGAGCTCGACCCGTTCAAGAAAAAATGCCTGCTCGAAGGCCTCGACGACATCGGTCTGACCATGGAAAAGATCGCCAATGTCGAGAAATTCGAAACCGCAATGGTCAAGGAACGCCCCTGGGTCTAG
- the argC gene encoding N-acetyl-gamma-glutamyl-phosphate reductase: MTTKLFIDGEAGTTGLQIRTRLEARDDIKLLRLPENLRKDAEARAQMLNEADIAILCLPDAAAIEAVSLIESKDTRVIDASTAHRTAEGWTYGFAELAPDQRDKIAASKRVANPGCYPQGYIAIMRPLVDAGIIPATFPATLNAVSGYSGGGKSMIADYEREENPVTVPYWPYGLTLAHKHVPEMTFHAGLDHPPVFQPAVGLYAQGMIDAVPLNLWALDTKVKLADLHACLERRYRDEVFVRVAPLESAGRLEAITPERLNGTNSLHLHIHGNDATGQAVLLAVYDNLGKGASGAAIQNMNIMMGIDETTGLSVADL; this comes from the coding sequence ATGACGACAAAACTATTCATCGACGGCGAAGCAGGCACAACCGGATTGCAGATTCGGACCCGCCTTGAGGCCCGCGACGATATCAAACTCCTGCGCTTGCCTGAAAATCTGCGCAAGGATGCCGAGGCACGGGCGCAGATGCTCAACGAGGCGGACATCGCCATTCTCTGCCTGCCCGATGCAGCAGCCATTGAAGCGGTCAGCCTGATCGAGAGCAAGGATACGCGCGTCATCGACGCCTCCACCGCCCATCGGACCGCCGAGGGCTGGACCTATGGCTTTGCCGAGCTCGCTCCGGATCAGCGCGACAAGATCGCCGCGTCCAAGCGGGTCGCCAACCCCGGCTGCTATCCGCAGGGCTATATCGCCATCATGCGGCCGCTCGTCGACGCGGGCATCATTCCGGCCACCTTCCCGGCAACGCTGAATGCCGTCTCGGGCTATTCCGGTGGCGGCAAGAGCATGATTGCCGACTATGAGCGGGAAGAAAACCCGGTGACCGTGCCTTACTGGCCCTATGGCCTGACGCTGGCCCACAAGCACGTGCCGGAAATGACCTTCCATGCCGGGCTCGACCATCCGCCGGTCTTCCAGCCAGCCGTCGGCCTCTACGCACAGGGCATGATCGACGCGGTGCCGCTCAACCTTTGGGCGCTCGACACCAAGGTCAAGCTGGCTGACCTGCACGCCTGCCTCGAGCGGCGCTACAGGGACGAAGTATTTGTAAGAGTTGCCCCGCTGGAATCGGCAGGGCGCCTTGAAGCGATCACGCCGGAACGGCTCAACGGCACCAACTCGCTCCACCTGCACATTCACGGCAATGACGCAACCGGACAGGCCGTCTTGCTGGCAGTTTACGACAATCTGGGCAAAGGCGCCTCTGGCGCTGCCATTCAGAACATGAACATCATGATGGGCATTGACGAGACCACAGGTCTCAGCGTTGCCGATCTCTAA
- a CDS encoding aspartate-semialdehyde dehydrogenase — MGYKVAVVGATGNVGREMLDILSERGFPADEVVALASSRSKGKEVSFGDKILKCQVLDNYDFSNTDFCLMSAGGSISAEWAPRIAAQGCIVVDNSSQWRYDERIPLIVPEVNAPVLEEWIKKKDRINIIANPNCSTAQLLVALKPLHDAATIKRIVVATYQSVSGAGKEAMDELFTQTRAVLVSDPIEVHKFTKRIAYNVIPHIDKFMEDGYTKEEWKVVAETKKMLDPKIKVTCTAVRVPVFVSHAEAVNIEFEKPITADEARDILREAPGCLVIDKREDGGYITPAEAAGEDATYISRIREDATVENGLNIWVVSDNLRKGAALNTIQIAEALINRGLVKPRSEA, encoded by the coding sequence ATGGGTTATAAAGTTGCAGTCGTCGGGGCTACGGGCAATGTCGGTCGCGAAATGCTCGACATTCTTTCCGAACGCGGGTTCCCCGCAGATGAAGTCGTGGCATTGGCTTCCAGCCGTTCCAAGGGCAAGGAAGTGTCCTTCGGTGACAAGATTCTGAAATGTCAGGTGCTGGACAATTATGACTTTTCCAACACTGATTTCTGTCTGATGTCCGCAGGTGGCAGCATCTCCGCCGAATGGGCTCCCAGGATTGCGGCTCAGGGCTGCATCGTCGTCGACAACAGCTCCCAGTGGCGCTATGATGAGCGGATCCCGCTGATCGTTCCGGAAGTGAACGCTCCGGTGCTGGAAGAGTGGATCAAGAAGAAAGACCGCATCAACATCATCGCCAACCCGAACTGCTCGACGGCGCAGCTGCTTGTGGCTCTGAAGCCCCTGCATGACGCGGCAACCATCAAGCGCATCGTGGTCGCGACCTACCAGTCCGTTTCCGGCGCCGGCAAGGAAGCCATGGACGAGCTGTTCACCCAGACCCGAGCAGTGCTGGTTTCCGATCCGATCGAGGTGCACAAGTTCACCAAGCGCATCGCTTACAACGTGATCCCGCACATCGACAAATTCATGGAAGACGGCTACACCAAGGAAGAATGGAAGGTCGTTGCCGAAACCAAGAAGATGCTTGATCCGAAGATCAAGGTGACCTGCACCGCCGTTCGCGTTCCGGTGTTCGTGTCCCATGCCGAAGCGGTCAACATCGAGTTTGAAAAGCCGATCACGGCTGACGAGGCCCGCGATATCCTGCGTGAAGCGCCTGGCTGTCTGGTCATCGACAAGCGCGAAGATGGCGGCTATATCACCCCGGCAGAAGCGGCTGGTGAAGACGCAACCTACATCTCCCGTATCCGTGAAGATGCGACGGTCGAGAATGGCCTCAACATCTGGGTTGTTTCCGACAACCTGCGCAAGGGTGCTGCCCTCAACACCATTCAGATTGCCGAAGCCCTGATCAACCGCGGTCTGGTCAAGCCTCGCTCTGAAGCCTGA
- a CDS encoding carbonic anhydrase, with protein MAQLPERLLEGYAEFKKGRFPTEQGRYEKLAEKGQNPNIMLVGCCDSRAAPEIIFDSGPGEIFVMRNVANIVPHKSSQDDGIHGTTAALEFAVNGLKVEHIVIMGHGRCGGVKSYISADESEPLSESNYIGKWSGQLQSADNPIRYKALNRPELDHGGLLERSSIIHSLENLYSYQFIKTRVLEGKLSLHGAWFDISTGELEYYEEEQGTFLKVPA; from the coding sequence ATGGCCCAATTACCTGAACGCTTGCTCGAAGGTTATGCCGAGTTCAAAAAGGGACGTTTCCCGACCGAACAGGGACGATATGAAAAGCTGGCCGAGAAGGGCCAGAATCCGAATATCATGCTCGTAGGCTGCTGCGACAGCCGGGCGGCACCGGAAATCATCTTCGACTCGGGCCCGGGCGAAATCTTCGTCATGCGCAACGTGGCCAACATCGTGCCACACAAGTCATCCCAGGACGACGGCATCCATGGCACCACGGCGGCGCTGGAATTTGCCGTCAACGGCCTCAAGGTTGAACATATCGTCATCATGGGCCACGGCCGTTGCGGTGGCGTCAAGAGCTACATTTCAGCCGATGAGTCCGAGCCGCTTTCCGAAAGCAACTATATCGGCAAATGGTCCGGCCAGTTGCAGTCGGCAGACAACCCGATCCGCTACAAGGCACTCAATCGCCCCGAGCTGGACCACGGCGGCCTGCTGGAGCGCTCTTCCATCATCCACTCGCTGGAAAATCTCTATTCCTACCAGTTCATCAAGACCCGCGTGCTGGAAGGCAAGCTGTCCCTGCATGGTGCATGGTTCGACATCTCGACCGGTGAGCTGGAATATTACGAGGAAGAACAGGGCACCTTCCTCAAGGTGCCAGCATAG
- the pdxY gene encoding pyridoxal kinase has product MTDFMPREGNPTKSEAPFVARPIIIISSHVMAGAVGNRAAAFTLERMGFPVWEVPTVIMPWHPGHGPSTIQKIDPALFASSLEDLARHPDFASVSAIYSGYLGSLEQVEAIAGLVDAYKQANPDGLYFCDPVIGDKEGLYMKEAIAVAIRDQLIPRADIISPNRFELNWLTGSEESNNNGLIEQARKLGRKTTLITSAFALMRNAIANLLIHAEETGKVPLPIMCEHPAIPNPQNGTGDMMASLFLGLKLSGASDELALKKASSGVLEVVTRSASMGYRDLEVARFSDRFYTPMAMVNMRQLGAGPQRTAVRRPPKKPKPLH; this is encoded by the coding sequence ATGACCGACTTCATGCCCCGTGAGGGCAACCCGACCAAGAGCGAGGCGCCCTTTGTCGCCCGGCCGATCATCATCATCTCTTCCCATGTCATGGCTGGCGCGGTGGGCAACCGCGCCGCCGCCTTCACGCTTGAACGCATGGGCTTTCCGGTCTGGGAAGTGCCCACAGTGATCATGCCATGGCACCCGGGCCACGGCCCATCGACCATCCAAAAAATCGACCCTGCCCTGTTTGCCAGCAGCCTTGAGGATCTCGCACGCCATCCCGACTTCGCATCGGTCTCGGCCATCTATTCGGGCTATCTGGGCTCGCTCGAACAGGTGGAAGCCATTGCCGGGCTGGTGGACGCCTACAAGCAGGCCAATCCGGACGGGCTCTATTTCTGCGACCCGGTGATCGGCGACAAGGAAGGCCTCTACATGAAGGAGGCCATCGCCGTCGCTATCCGCGATCAGCTGATTCCGCGCGCAGACATCATTTCGCCGAACCGTTTCGAGCTGAACTGGTTGACCGGCTCGGAAGAAAGCAACAACAACGGCCTGATCGAGCAGGCCAGAAAACTCGGCCGCAAGACCACCCTGATCACCAGCGCCTTTGCCCTGATGCGCAACGCCATCGCCAATCTGCTCATTCATGCCGAAGAAACCGGCAAAGTCCCCCTGCCCATCATGTGCGAGCACCCGGCCATTCCCAATCCGCAAAATGGCACCGGCGACATGATGGCGTCGCTCTTCCTCGGCCTCAAGCTCAGCGGTGCTTCGGACGAGCTGGCCCTCAAAAAGGCCTCGAGCGGTGTCCTCGAAGTGGTCACACGCTCGGCCAGCATGGGCTACCGCGATCTGGAAGTCGCCCGCTTCTCCGATCGGTTCTACACCCCGATGGCCATGGTCAACATGCGCCAGCTCGGCGCTGGCCCGCAACGGACAGCGGTGAGAAGACCCCCAAAGAAGCCGAAACCCTTGCACTGA
- a CDS encoding FAD-binding oxidoreductase, whose translation MKQADLVIIGGAIMGASVAYFLKKDLGFEGSVLVVEKDPTYANSSTTLSAASIRQQFSTPENIALSQYGLQFFSELKDRFGPDADIAYHEGGYLILASEAGLPILQNNYKTQIACGADIELMSPDEMKKTFPWLNVEDLAAGAYGRSGEGWFDAHMFLDLVRKGAIAAGANFIKGTVVAMEQQGSKVTAVKLDNGDTIACGAVVNCAGANAGKVAALLDIPLPIEPRKRTIFVIDNKKPHPNMPLITDTTGVYIRPEGEFFISGCPPIEDPAADYEDHDPHYDLFDEVIWPALYNRMPGFDAIKMTNAWAGHYEYCTLDQNAFIGAHPEITNFYINAGYSGHGLQHGPGAGRGIGELFLYGEYRSLDLSIFGYERIANNKPVREFNII comes from the coding sequence ATGAAACAGGCAGATCTCGTCATTATTGGTGGCGCAATCATGGGTGCCTCTGTAGCCTATTTCCTGAAGAAGGATCTCGGCTTCGAAGGGTCGGTCCTTGTGGTCGAGAAGGACCCCACCTATGCCAACAGTTCAACCACACTTTCGGCGGCGTCGATTCGCCAGCAGTTCTCTACGCCGGAGAACATCGCCCTGTCCCAGTACGGGCTGCAATTCTTCAGCGAATTGAAAGATCGTTTCGGACCCGATGCAGATATCGCCTACCACGAGGGCGGTTATCTCATTCTGGCCTCCGAGGCCGGACTACCGATCCTGCAGAACAATTACAAGACCCAGATTGCATGCGGTGCCGACATCGAGCTGATGTCCCCCGATGAGATGAAGAAGACCTTCCCCTGGCTCAATGTCGAGGATCTGGCAGCCGGCGCCTATGGCCGCTCCGGCGAAGGCTGGTTCGACGCCCACATGTTCCTTGATCTGGTCCGCAAGGGGGCCATTGCCGCCGGTGCGAACTTCATCAAGGGCACCGTGGTCGCCATGGAGCAGCAGGGCAGCAAGGTTACTGCCGTCAAGCTCGACAATGGCGACACCATCGCCTGCGGTGCCGTGGTCAACTGCGCCGGGGCCAACGCAGGCAAGGTCGCGGCCCTTCTCGACATTCCCCTGCCGATCGAGCCGCGCAAGCGCACGATCTTTGTCATCGACAACAAGAAGCCGCATCCCAACATGCCGCTGATCACCGATACCACCGGCGTCTATATCCGTCCCGAAGGCGAGTTCTTCATCTCCGGCTGCCCGCCGATCGAAGATCCGGCTGCCGACTATGAGGATCATGATCCCCATTACGATCTGTTCGACGAAGTCATCTGGCCTGCCCTCTACAACCGTATGCCGGGCTTTGACGCCATCAAGATGACCAATGCCTGGGCCGGTCATTATGAATATTGCACCCTCGATCAGAATGCCTTCATCGGTGCCCACCCCGAGATCACCAACTTCTACATCAACGCCGGCTATTCCGGCCACGGCCTGCAGCACGGGCCGGGTGCGGGACGCGGCATTGGAGAACTTTTCCTCTATGGCGAATATCGCTCGCTTGATCTCTCGATTTTCGGCTATGAAAGGATAGCGAACAACAAACCCGTCAGAGAATTCAATATCATCTGA